A window of the Scleropages formosus chromosome 21, fSclFor1.1, whole genome shotgun sequence genome harbors these coding sequences:
- the LOC108941972 gene encoding kinesin heavy chain isoform X1 has protein sequence MKALGVRGRWLWHRHIWAQSVTGGIPALKCHFCHPHNGVISELNHSCLCFKGKPYVFDRVLTPNTTQEQVYNACAKQIVRDVLAGYNGTIFAYGQTSSGKTHTMEGKLHDPELMGIIPRIAHDIFDHIYSMDENLEFHIKVSYFEIYLDKIRDLLDVSKTNLAVHEDKNRVPYVKGCTERFVSSPEEVMDVIDEGKANRHVAVTNMNEHSSRSHSIFLINIKQENVETEKKLSGKLYLVDLAGSEKVSKTGAEGAVLDEAKNINKSLSALGNVISALAEGTKTHVPYRDSKMTRILQDSLGGNCRTTIIICCSPSIFNEAETKSTLMFGQRAKTIKNTVSVNLELTAEEWKKKYEKEKDKSRSLKLVIQRLEIELNRWRNGEAVPEEEQLSAKEQKNLEPCDNTPIIDNLAPPIGLVSAEEKNKYEEDIANLYKQLDDKDDEINQQSQLAEKLKQQMLDQEELLASTRRDYEKIQEELSRLQMENEAAKEEVKEVLQALEELAVNYDQKSQEVEDKSRANELLSEELAQKTVSLQAAQRALSQLQELSSHQKKRAAEVLGLLLKDLVEIGAIIGTSDTKAVTETNGVIEEEFTMARLYISKMKSEVKSLVNRSKQLETNQAYTNHKMQAYEEDLASCQLIISQYQLKIKSLTDCMQSVEQKKRQLEESQDALTEELAKLQAQGETPTPQRMSVMDKEKEHLSRLQDAEEIKKAMEEQMESHREAHQKQLSRLRDEIDEKQRMLDELKEFNQGLQLEKTKLMSDYEKLKSEEQEKDMKLQKLIMLNEKEEQAKQDLKGLEETVARELQTLHNLRKLFVQDLTTRVKKTAELDCDDIGGCAAQKQKISFLENNLEQLTKVHKQLVRDNADLRCELPKLEKRLRATAERVKALETALKEAKENAMRDRKRYQQDVDRIKEAVRAKNMARRAHTAQIAKPIRPGQHPASSPTVTQAIRGGGGAIQQNK, from the exons GGCAAGCCGTATGTTTTTGACAGAGTCCTGACCCCCAACACCACCCAGGAACAGGTGTACAATGCCTGTGCCAAGCAGATTGTCAGAG ATGTCCTTGCTGGGTACAATGGGACGATCTTCGCCTACGGGCAGACCTCTTCAGGGAAGACTCACACTATGGAG GGCAAGCTTCATGATCCTGAATTGATGGGCATTATCCCCCGCATTGCACATGACATCTTTGACCACATCTACTCCATGGATGAGAACCTGGAGTTCCACATCAAG GTCTCCTACTTTGAAATCTACTTGGACAAAATACGAGACTTGTTAGATG tttcaaaGACCAACCTGGCTGTCCATGAAGACAAAAACAGAGTTCCTTATGTCAAG GGCTGTACAGAGAGGTTTGTGTCGAGCCCGGAAGAGGTGATGGACGTCATTGATGAAGGCAAAGCAAATCGACATGTTGCTGTGACAA ACATGAACGAGCACAGCTCTCGGAGCCACAGCATCTTTCTCATCAACATCAAGCAGGAGAACGTGGAGACAGAGAAGAAGCTTTCAGGGAAGCTGTACCTGGTTGACCTGGCTGGCAGTGAGAAG gtcAGCAAAACTGGGGCAGAAGGAGCTGTGTTGGACGAGGCTAAAAATATCAACAAGTCCCTCTCAGCACTTGGGAATGTCATCTCTGCTCTGGCTGAGGGAACT AAAACACATGTACCATATAGGGACAGCAAGATGACCCGAATCCTGCAGGATTCTCTAGGGGGAAACTGTAGGACTACCATCATCATTTGCTGCTCCCCCTCAATATTCAACGAGGCTGAGACCAAGTCCACGCTTATGTTTGGCCAGAG GGCCAAGACCATCAAGAACACGGTGTCTGTGAATCTGGAGCTAACTGCAGAGGAGTGGAAGAAGAAGTatgagaaggagaaggacaaaAGCCGGAGCCTGAAGTTAGTCATTCAGCGGTTGGAGATAGAGCTCAACCGCTGGAGGAACG GTGAGGCTGTGccggaggaggagcagctgagCGCCAAGGAGCAGAAGAACCTGGAGCCATGTGATAACACACCCATCATTGACAACCTTGCCCCACCCATTGGCTTGGTGTCTgctgaggagaagaacaagTATGAGGAGGACATTGCCAACCTGTACAAGCAGTTGGATGACAAG GATGATGAAATCAACCAGCAAAGTCAGCTGGCAGAGAAGCTCAAACAGCAGATGCTGGACCAGGAAGAG CTGCTGGCGTCGACACGGCGAGACTATGAGAAGATCCAGGAGGAGCTGTCACGGCTGCAGATGGAGAATGAGGCGGCAAAGGAGGAGGTGAAGGAGGTGTTGCAGGCTCTGGAGGAGCTGGCGGTGAACTATGACCAGAAGAGTCAGGAGGTGGAGGACAAGAGCCGTGCCAATGAGCTGCTGAGCGAGGAGCTAGCACAGAAGACT GTGAGTCTGCAGGCTGCACAAAGGGCACTCTCCCAGCTACAGGAGCTCAGTAGCCACCAGAAGAAGCGGGCTGCAGAAGTGCTAGGTCTGCTGCTTAAGGATCTGGTTGAAATAGGGGCCATCATCGGCACCAGTGACACAAAGGCG GTGACTGAGACGAATGGTGTTATCGAGGAGGAGTTCACCATGGCCCGCCTTTACATCAGCAAGATGAAGTCGGAGGTGAAATCCCTGGTGAACCGCAGCAAGCAGCTGGAGACCAACCAGGCTTATACCAATCACAAGATGCAAGCCTATGAGGAGGATCTGGCATCCTGTCAGCTGATCATCTCCCAG TATCAGCTCAAGATCAAGTCCTTGACGGATTGCATGCAGAGTGTGGAGCAGAAGAAAAGGCAGTTAGAAGAGAGCCAGGATGCCCTGACCGAGGAGCTGGCCAAGCTGCAGGCGCAGGGTGAGACTCCCACACCGC AGAGGATGTCTGTGATGGACAAAGAGAAGGAGCATCTGAGCCGATTGCAGGATGCTGAGGAGATCAAG aaggccatggaggagCAAATGGAGAGCCACCGTGAGGCCCACCAGAAGCAGTTGAGCCGCCTACGCGATGAGATTGATGAGAAACAGCGCATGTTGGATGAGTTGAAGGA ATTTAACCAGGGATTGCAGCTGGAGAAGACCAAGCTGATGTCAGACTACGAGAAGCTCAAATCggaagagcaggagaaggacaTGAAGCTGCAGAAACTCAT catgctTAATGAGAAGGAGGAGCAagccaagcaggacctgaaagGCCTGGAGGAGACGGTG GCCAGGGAGCTGCAGACTCTCCACAACCTCCGCAAGCTCTTTGTCCAGGACCTCACAACACGTGTCAAGAAG ACTGCTGAGCTGGACTGTGATGACATAGGGGGCTGTGCTGCTCAGAAACAAAAGATCTCATTTCTGGAGAACAACTTGGAGCAGCTCACTAAGGTCCATAAGCAG CTGGTGCGGGACAACGCAGACTTGCGCTGTGAACTGCCAAAACTGGAGAAGCGCTTGCGGGCCACAGCTGAGAGGGTCAAGGCCCTGGAGACAGCGCTGAAGGAGGCCAAAGAAAATGCCATGCGTGACCGCAAGCGCTATCAACAGGACGTTGACCGCATCAAGGAGGCTGTGAGGGCCAAAAACATGGCCAGGAGGGCGCACACTGCACAGATTG CCAAGCCCATCCGCCCGGGTCAGCACCCAGCGTCCTCCCCAACAGTGACTCAGGCAATcaggggaggtggaggagccaTCCAACAAAACAAGTAG